The Mailhella massiliensis DNA window AAAGCGCAGTGCCCATAAAAAGGATACGATCTGTGAAAGAACCGTTGCTATTGCTGCGCCGCGGATTCCCTGATCCAGCAGAAAGATGAATATGGGATCAAGAATGATATTGACGATACCTCCTATAAGGGGAATCAACATGCCTGTTTTGGTAAAACCCTGTGTATTGATGAAGTGGGTCATGCCCAGGCTGCTTTGAAAGAAGAATGTACCGAGACTGTAGATGCGCAGGTAGTCTCTTGCGTAGGGCAGGGTGGCTTCGCTGGCACCGAAGAGCAGAAGTAACGGGTCGCAGAACAGCTGAATGCCTAAGGTGATGATAAAGGATGTGCAGGCAAGAGCTACGAGACTGTTGGTCATGATCTTGTCGGCATCATGCTGTTCGCCAGCACCGAGGTGAATGCCGCTGAGAGGCGCTCCGCCTCTCCCGAAAAGATTGGTAATGGCTAGGATGACGATGGTGATGGGGGAGCATAAACCTACTGCGGTCATGGCTGCTACGCCGTCGTCCATGTGCCCGATATAGATACGGTCGATGAGACTGTAGGCAAGTGTAATGAACTGCGCCAGTGTCGTGGGGATGGCCAGAGAAAGCAGCAAAGGGCCGATTCTGGCGTCGGCTAGTGCGTTTGCCATAATGGATTCCTGCCGTACAAAAACATCCGTCGTCGGGATTGATGAACTGATGGGTCGCTCTAAAGGAAAGCCGCCTGAACGCGGCGGCTTTCCTTTAGGGATTACATGCTCCAGGTCGGGAAAAGTGAGACTGCCGGTACATAGGTGATGAGGAAGAAGAGTACCAGCATTCCGAAAAGCATACCCAGAGCCGCTTTTGCGATGGTTTCCACCTTGAGGTCGCAAATCGCGCTGGCAACGAACAGGTTGTTGCCCACGGGCGGAGTGACGAAGCCTACCGCCGTGCCGAAGACCAGAACGACGCCGAAGTGCAGAGGATCAATCCCCATACGGATGAGTACGGGAACCAGAATGGGCGTAAGGATAATCGTTGCGGAAGCGGGTTCCATGAACATGCCTACGATAAGCAGCAGGCCTATCATAAGCAGCAGGAAGACGCTTCTGCTGTCCGTCAGCGAAGACAGGTATTCCGCAATGTCGTTGGGCACCTGTTCCAGGGCGAGGATATAGCTGAAGATACTGGCTATGGCGACCAGAATGAGAATGATGCTTGCCGTAGAGCAGCAGTCGCACAGGACCTGGACAATATTTTTGAAGGTGATCTGACGGTAAATGAAGACACCCACAAAAAGGCCGTAAGCAGTGGCCACAGCGGCGGATTCGGTGGGAGTCATGATACCGCAGTAAATACCGCCGAGAATGATGACGGGGATCATGAGAGCCCATTTCGCCTCCCATGATGCCTGGAGCAGGCGTTTCATGCTGAAGCCGTCCTGACTGCCCTTCCAGCCTTTTTTACGGGCAAGAACATAGCTGTAGACCATGAGCATACCGCCGAGAAGCAGACCGGGCACGATACCTGCCATAAAGAGCTTGCCTATGGAAACCTGGGCAAGAACACCATACATGACGAAAGGGTTGCTCGGCGGGATGAGAATGCCGATGGAGCCTGCACAGGCTACCAGCGCTGCGGCAAAACCCTTGTCATAGCCGCGTTCCACCATGGCGGGTACGGCAATGGCTCCGATGGCCGCTACGGTGGCCGGACCGGAGCCGGAAATGGCGGCAAAGAACATGCAGCCGACAACGGCGGCGAGAGCTATGCCGCCGTGGATGTGGCCGACCATGGCTTCAGCCACATGAATAAGCTGGCGTGAAAGGCCGCCGGCCCCCATGAGCATACCTGCGGTGATAAAGAAAAAGACACCGAGAAGAGGAACATTATCCAGTGCAACGAAGGATATCTGCGCTACGGTGCCGACAGGGACGCTGTCGCTGGCGATAATGCTTATGATGGTGGATAAACCGAGGCTGATGGCGATGGGAACACCAACAAGCATGAACACGATAAGGGCAATGAGAAGGATAGTCATGGTGCCGAGTTCGAAGTCCAGAAACAGCGTCCCGGTAAACGCGACAAAGAGCACCGTTCCGATGAAGGAATTCATCATGCCGGCCCTGTATATCTGTTCAATCATATTTTGGAGCAGGCGTATGGAGGTTATGATGAAACCTATGGGCAGAACGCAGTAGGGAATGGCGTAGGATATGTCGAGTCCGGCTGTATACTTGGGGAAGACTATGTTGCTGTAAACGAGTTCACCGGTCAGATAGACCATGAAAAGGGCAAAAGCGAGGAAGGCACATTCGGAAAAGGCCCAAAGGA harbors:
- a CDS encoding TRAP transporter large permease subunit, whose translation is MSAELGSTQGNAFLSFSAKIDTWLAWVEKPVQVVGMLAATFLIVYQTIFRYIIAKLGMTGDTAACEELALFCYIWCAYFALPWATRQRENIRITVLFDRFSERGKNILWAFSECAFLAFALFMVYLTGELVYSNIVFPKYTAGLDISYAIPYCVLPIGFIITSIRLLQNMIEQIYRAGMMNSFIGTVLFVAFTGTLFLDFELGTMTILLIALIVFMLVGVPIAISLGLSTIISIIASDSVPVGTVAQISFVALDNVPLLGVFFFITAGMLMGAGGLSRQLIHVAEAMVGHIHGGIALAAVVGCMFFAAISGSGPATVAAIGAIAVPAMVERGYDKGFAAALVACAGSIGILIPPSNPFVMYGVLAQVSIGKLFMAGIVPGLLLGGMLMVYSYVLARKKGWKGSQDGFSMKRLLQASWEAKWALMIPVIILGGIYCGIMTPTESAAVATAYGLFVGVFIYRQITFKNIVQVLCDCCSTASIILILVAIASIFSYILALEQVPNDIAEYLSSLTDSRSVFLLLMIGLLLIVGMFMEPASATIILTPILVPVLIRMGIDPLHFGVVLVFGTAVGFVTPPVGNNLFVASAICDLKVETIAKAALGMLFGMLVLFFLITYVPAVSLFPTWSM